The following coding sequences are from one Diadema setosum chromosome 9, eeDiaSeto1, whole genome shotgun sequence window:
- the LOC140232548 gene encoding egg peptide speract receptor-like: protein MMAVSLMSKPRCLLVCMILFVGVLIGEVCAVDLSEYFIAEQNYGREPVEGNLRLVHGRTPNEGNVEIWHQNRWGGICDYLWDINDANITCKQLGFPQATKALDKSFFGDQTVTFWAYKYGCLGNETRLDECFHRPYGRPGICNTQWGAGVICEPKDPDDGTLRLANGDSPNEGTVEVFWSGVWGSVCKQEFEKVDGNVVCRQLGFIRGVESFGADLFPQGVGPIIVDDLTCDGTETHITQCGLPNGPFGHNCIKSYDMGVVCKPNREGDVRLMDGSGPHEGRVEIYHDEQWGTICDDGWDWADGNVVCRQLGYRGAIKGTGYKGEDFGYTYIPIHTSYMMCTGTEEGLIDCHRRDGWTHACKHVEDAGVVCATQDTDTIEVHQKDTRVRIVGIGTGIGRVEVSLGNGWGRVCDPDWTDDDAKTACYHAGHGWGEDTRAASSSEVSAPKDKNMPFILSTVVCSGVANETLPECELTVSDTFLCTTGDVGVVCEGHTTLSSGATGAVIGGAVGGGLGGVAVVGAVVYYVKVVKASAAVSAAA, encoded by the exons ATGATGGCAGTCTCACTGATGTCAAAACCAagatgtttgcttgtttgcatgATTCTATTCGTGGGAGTCTTAATCGGAGAAGTTTGTGCAGTCGATCTGTCAGAGTATTTCATCGCTGAACAGAACTACGGTCGAGAAC CTGTGGAAGGAAACTTGAGACTTGTCCACGGGAGGACGCCCAATGAAGGAAATGTAGAAATCTGGCATCAGAATCGCTGGGGTGGAATATGCGACTATTTATGGGATATTAACGATGCCAATATCACTTGCAAGCAGCTTGGCTTTCCACAGGCAACGAAAGCCTTGGATAAG TCATTCTTTGGAGACCAAACAGTTACCTTTTGGGCATATAAATATGGCTGCCTGGGAAACGAGACTAGGCTTGATGAGTGTTTTCATCGTCCATATGGAAGACCTGGCATTTGTAACACCCAGTGGGGAGCCGGTGTCATCTGTGAGCCAAAAG ATCCTGATGATGGAACTCTGCGACTGGCTAATGGCGATTCTCCAAACGAGGGAACAGTGGAGGTATTCTGGTCTGGAGTGTGGGGCTCTGTATGCAAGCAAGAATTTGAGAAGGTTGACGGCAACGTGGTCTGCCGACAGCTAGGGTTCATCAGAGGCGTTGAAAGCTTTGGTGCTGAT CTGTTCCCACAAGGtgttggtccaatcatcgtcgATGATCTCACATGTGATGGTACCGAGACACACATCACCCAGTGCGGATTACCCAACGGACCCTTTGGCCACAATTGCATCAAGTCATACGATATGGGTGTTGTCTGCAAGC CAAACAGAGAAGGAGATGTACGCCTGATGGATGGGTCAGGTCCCCAcgagggaagggtggagatctACCACGATGAGCAGTGGGGCACCATCTGCGACGACGGCTGGGACTGGGCCGATGGCAACGTGGTGTGTCGACAGCTGGGCTATCGTGGTGCCATTAAGGGGACCGGGTACAAGGGT GAGGACTTTGGCTACACCTACATCCCCATCCACACCTCCTACATGATGTGCACCGGAACAGAAGAGGGCCTCATCGACTGTCACAGACGAGATGGATGGACCCACGCCTGTAAACACGTGGAGGATGCAGGAGTAGTGTGCGCCACTCAAGACACTGATACAATAGAAGTCCATCAGAAAGACACCAGGG TTCGCATCGTTGGGATAGGAACTGGCATCGGCCGTGTGGAGGTCAGCCTGGGCAATGGCTGGGGCCGTGTGTGCGACCCAGACTGGACCGACGATGATGCCAAGACTGCTTGCTACCACGCAGGGCATGGG TGGGGAGAAGACACACGAGCAGCCTCGAGTAGTGAAGTTTCTGCTCCCAAGGACAAAAATATGCCTTTCATCCTCTCCACCGTCGTCTGCTCGGGTGTGGCCAACGAAACCCTGCCGGAGTGTGAGTTAACAGTGTCGGACACCTTCTTGTGCACGACTGGTGATGTTGGAGTCGTTTGCGAAG GACACACAACGCTATCATCTGGGGCCACTGGTGCTGTGATTGGTGGGGCTGTCGGTGGTGGTCTTGGTGGCGTGGCTGTCGTCGGTGCTGTAGTCTACTACGTAAAGGTCGTGAAAGCGTCTGCAGCCGTTTCCGCTGCTGCCTAA